CCCAAATTTGGGTTCCTTCATgtaccctaatttcaaaagaaaagataaagctaaattgGGAAAATTCTTTAAGACAATTACTTAGGGTTTTCAATACAcaatttcttcccctttttcctcTTAAATTTCGGCCACCTccaccacaaaccctaacttttaatcTTGCTTGATAAAAGTTGttaatgatgattattattttgatttctaCCTTGGGCTTGGAAGATTAAACTTTGATTTAGTGGAAATAAGAAGAATGcatgagatgaagaagaagaagaagaagaaaaaaaaaagtgaagtgGGAGGTGACTCAAAAGAAAGAGAGGGCTGACACTCTTTGGAGATGTCACGTCCCATATGATTTCTTGGTAttaaaatacccgctatccgctaaagttccaactaaattaaccccatatccaaaaataaaatactagaaaaataatttaatgtcaaaactatgaaaaggggttaatttcttttaccttaaaatctttggggtgttacaaatgtCAATAACCACCAATAAAATTATACTCGTATGTGTTTTCTCTTTCTTGATTTATTGTTCTTTTTCTATTGGTTCACAttagtttataaatattgttAGTAGACTTTTGTTTGTAActatatcatttctcttttatgtttttaaagataaaaagtttaaaaggaaaatgagtagtttgttttataaagaagtaGAGATTAATATAACTCGTTCGTTTAGGATTGGGTACTTTTGTTGTTGTAACTAAACAAGTAAAGTATATTGTTACTATGACGCTAAATTAGTAAAGTTTGAGCCTTGCAGTATTCTAATGTATTTGCGTTGAACCGTTAATTGTCTGATTAAAAATCATTCTGCTTCCATCTGCATGTTGCCGGGTTGCAATTATTCTGATTACATTTTGCCATTTTTGATGTTTCGCTAGAAAAGATGTGATAAAGATTAAATTAAAGAGTCGTGGGTTGGATAATTGCAACTTCTTCTAATGTTTCATCAAGATGACTATTAATAGGGGTAGCCTTGGCCAACTCTCTTTGTGTCACAGATTGGGCCCTTGTTTCCAACAAggcaacaacaacaactctcTTTTTTCCCTTATTGAATGAGTTTAAATTGAAATCTTTTGTGACCGTCGAAAACGGTGACAAAGGAAATGCGTCCCAACTCCAAAAGTAGGGATGGTATTGGTACTACCGAACCGTACCGATACCGAAAAAAAACGAAACCGAAAAACCCCAAAATCCTAAACCGAATGACGTACCGAACTCtcggtaccggtaccggtttCGGTACCGAGATTTTCGATTCCGTACCTATTTGGTACtgaatttaccaaaaaaaaaataatatttacgATAGGCTCTTATTGTCTTACTTGAATCATCTTTTTACATATTACTTcgtatttcttttttctttaaatccTACTATGAGATTGTCTATGTACAACATCACTGTTAAAGGAACGAACTTGGTTTCTATATTCTTTtgatattacttttatatgtgCACAACCTTGTGTCAGGTTCATAAAAGCATTTCAGAACCAAATAACAATTCGTGGGTTATGGCAAGTAGAATGaatttttatcttcttttatttttaaacttcaaCCTATttgtatgcttgacaaagagaTAAGCTTTTGAAATGTGTAGGAAATTGTGATGTTACACACTTTTGCAGTTAGATTcaacttaattatataaatgGAAGAGAGCATTGTTATAACTTGTAAGTCAAATAAAGTAATTCGGTATTCACATGGAAGTAATTCGGTAATTATATCACTAAAGTACCAGTATACTAGTATCATATAGGGTTCAAAACAAATCGGTATTCACATTCGGTTACCGATACCTAACCGAATTGTACCGAAACCGAATATGTCCTAAATCAAGAACCGATACCGATACCGAATCCCCATCGGTACCGAATTTTGGTACCGGTTCGGTTTTGTTTTTTCGGTATATTTGCCCATCCCTATCCCAAAGAGTAGAGAGCGGAATTATCAGCTCTTCCCTCTTGGTTTTTAAAGTTGCTAGTGGAATAGAATTACAAGGGAAAAAACCTAAAGTAAAAGAGAGAGATGGGGGAGGAGTAAAAGAGATGAGTTAAGTTATATGCATGTTTGTTAGGTGTGGAGTAGTTACAAATTTAATTACAAAGCTCTTCTCTTGTAACATAAAGATGAAAGATGAGTAACGGAGGTAGATAAAGTTAATAGAAAAGACATATGGTTAAATATTATGATTGGAAGtaaaaaacatggaaaatgaTAGATACTtttaaccaaatagcctaataattttaaaaaaacatgtatgaTTCATATTGTATAAAAGATGGAAGATGAGTAAAAGTTGTAGATAGGaagagataataaaaaaaatgtaaaattaagtATTAATGGATGGAAATGAAAAAACATTTATGGTTCCTATggaaaaaagttgaaaaaggcATAAAAGTGAAATAGGTAGATAGGAAGAGACAATGAAACAGAAGTGTGATTAAATATAGACTCACTAAAGGATGAGTtttaaaaaaagagaagaatATATAAGCATTTAAGTTGGCTGAAAAACTACTCACATctcatttattaaattataaaaaacatagggcccaaacatttaatcaaattattaaaatattattatgtgaGAGGGTTTTCACCTACGTTGGATACATAACAACCTCAtacttactttttcttttaaaaaaatggaaatcaaattcaaaaattaatttcgtaaactttaatttatacatGAATCAAGTGTTGTGATTAGTGGCGGATCCAGAAATTTATGTTAGAAggacaaaaaataataaatttgaaagttacaagaaaaaaaaaaccataaaaacaaagaaaaatgaaacaaccaaaaaaataaaatataataaaataacagTTGTGTAAGTAGCAAAAAGATCATATGCGTAtgaaatacaataatatatatacatgaatatAGAAATTGTGTTTTAACATGAATATAGAAATTGTGGTTTAAGCAaatttaaattatgaataaataagaaaacattaaaaaaatcacGTAATTCTTTCATCATGCTTATCATAAATCACATAATTCTTCCATTATGCTTATCGAAGTATTCGTATGTTTCTTTTGACTCAATCATAGAACATTAAAGTGGGACCaaggttatgttttatttatttatttatttaaaaatgttgttaaaCGTCTTGTGTACCAACAAAAGGAACCATTAAAGCATCAATATCACGGTCATCAATCTTCAGATTACACAATCTTGATGATGCTTAGTTATCCTATTTGCATACATAAAAGAGAAACAAACAAAATAccaatttgtttaagtttattaGCAGCAGATGGCAAGAGAGGCTACATAATCGCCAAAAGCAAATGATTTATTATGTAATACAGTGCATCTTCTAAACATCCAGTGGGTCGCTCCTCGCATAGTTGATTCTGAGTACCAGAAGTTCAAGTTCCATGCAAATAGTCAAAAGTATGTCTCCCGGGAGCATGGCACTTGCATAGGTGGCATGAACTGTCAAGAAACTCGCTCCTCACCATGATTAAACTCAAATGACAATCCACCGAACTGGTTGCTTAACATTCTCTGGTCAAAATTTACATATGAATTAGTAGTTTTCATGTTATCAAATGTATTGAACAAAGTAACCTTGTTAATGTTCCaaaatgaaaagagaaaaaactggctttaaatttcagaatcaatATTCAGTATTTGTCATTTTAATGTGGGATTTCATGGTACATGTATAGTAACTATTGAAAGATAATGCAATATTTGTCTTTATTTGTCGAATGACAAATATTGATTCTGAAGTTCAAATATATCTCTATTGATGAAAAATAGTCCCATGTTCACAGAAAACTTtctaatcttttatcttaattGAAAGGTGTTTGAAAATTTGACACATGTTCAAAACAAGTTTTAGAAACTACGATGGGATTTCATGGGACATGTACAGTAACTAAATATATCTCGCATCAAATTTGAATCCGTAAATTACTAGGTTTGTTATCTGGGGTCAAAAGTGAGCTGCTTTTTTATACGAAGAGCGAGTACGTAGGAAGAAGAGGGGTATTTGGGCCTTTTCAAATGGGAATAGTTCTAAACTCATACCTTCAAGAGCTCACCCTGAGAGTTAGACACTATGTAAGTATAACAGACACCTGAAGCTCGTGATTAGTCAGATAATAACAATGAGACGCTGGAAGGAAGAGAACACGTATCATCCATCTGCAAAAAGGTATATCAATACAGTAGCAATTGAATATGCAAGCGCCAATAGCATTAATTCCATCAAACTTAATGGCAGCAAATGATTCAAGATCTTTAAATATACACCAGAACAGAGACCTTACTCTTTAAACAAAAAGACGATCCACTGGATTTCGTAAGTTGAAGAAATCATCACCATGTGAATGAAGATAAAAGCCTTGATAAATCTAAattcaaaaaagaaataagaagaGAAAATAAATAACTCTATTATACCATGAATCTGGAAAGTTTTTACATTGTAGCATGATGACGGGCTTTCAGACTCATTactaaaaaacagaaaacaagaAATGAGAATACCAGTTTGGAAAGAAATGGCCAACATCATTAAGATATTGCATAAGCAAAGATGTTATTGGCTGAAAAAAAATGAAGTGAAAAAAAACCTGAATCAATAGATATATCACAAAAAAAAGTGACCATGAAATGATGAGACTTTCATACTATATATCCATTTCAATGAAGTGACCAAATATAAAAAGCCATATTACGAGGTACCTTGTCCAAGTAGCAATACTGCATTAGCGGCTAAAGGAATTATTTCTTGAATCTTTTCACTGGTGAAGATCACTTTAGTGGCTAGCCAAAGAAACGAAGGGCACATCAGAATTGAAGTAAATACAACCAACACTTAGGCAACATTCAGTTCAATACAAGCAACTAAAACtgattaaaatcaatattaacaGAATGATGCATGACTTGGAACACAAGCTACTATACGTCTTCTAAGAATAACTATTAAAAAAGATGTCAGTGGTATAGCTCTTTCCACATTTCTTTAAAACTTTTGGGAGTGCATATTTCATGTGATTTTAGCTTATTGTGTTTCTTGAAAGCCAAAATAGACCTTTAAGTGCTTGctattaagtgtgttttagcttatttaaatgaaaaaaaaaaacacttgcaTTTAAGACATCAGTACTGCATATTTTGAACACAGCCTTTAAGCAATAAACACTTCAAATATGCACTCCTAAATACCCTTTTAGCCAAAAACAAGCACAATGCTACAGGATGAAGATTTGGTCCTAGGGTGTGTGAACTAAAAGAGGGACTATTTATAAAGATTTGGGCCTAGGTTTGCAAACCAAAGGACTGTGGTGGGTTGGGTTTAAAGAGATTACAACAATGGAATAAGGTTCTTCTTACTAAGCATGTGTGGAATATTTTTACCAAACAAGATTCACTTTGGGTGAAATGGATCCACACTGAGAGACTAAAAGGGAGGTCTATCTGGTCTATTAGTGATACAATGCAATCATCTTGGAGTTGGAGAGGTATTTTAAAGCAAAGACCAATCATGAGAAGCCATTGCATTAGCAAGATTGGAAGTGGAGAGCAAACTGCTGTGCTACATGATATGTGGTGTCCTATGAGTCCTCTTAGTGATCACATTACTGAAGGGATGCTAAAAGATGCACAGATCAAGAAAAATGTGACTGTCAAAGAAGTAATTGAAGATGGTAATTGGAAATGGCCTACAGAGTGGGTGCAAAAGGTCCCTGCTATGAGAAAGCTAGCAGTGCCTAATTTGAATAGGAATAAAGATGGTACAGTTGCTTGGTTGAATGATATGGGTAAGGAGGTTCATTTTTCTGTTGGGAAGGTATGGAAAGATACTAGAAATAGTGGTAATAAAGTTCTATGGGATAAAGTGGTTTGGTTCAGCCAATGTATACCAAGCCATGATTTTAAGTTGTGGCTTGCTATGAGAGATAAGTTATTAACTCAAGACAGATTGTTGAAGTGGTATCCTACAAAGAACTATTTATGTACGTTGTGTGAGAATGAGCATGATTCACTTGAGCATTTGTTCTTTAAGTGTCATTATTGTGAGTACATTTGGGATGAAATGAAGATTATTATGATGGATCAGAGGGCCCTAATAAATGGCAGGATATTAAAAGTTGGTATACTAATAAGAAGAATAGTAATACTGTGACCAGTGTTGTTCAAAGATTATGTCTTGCAGCTTGTGTTAATAATCTAATATGATCTGGAAGGAAAGGAATGCAAGAGTGTTTAGCAAAAATTGCGTTTTAAAGGAGAAATTGAAGGAGCAGATTCTGGATGTCATCAAGTGTAGATTAGTCAGGCTGAACTTCAAGGATGGAAATACTTTTAGGGAGCTAAAACAAAGATGGAATATCTAGATGTCAAGGGgataaattgtatatatttagtgTGAGTGTGATATATAGGTTGATAGGATAAGTATAGTAGTGGATTAATAGTGATAGTGAATGGTATGCATTGTATTACTTGGGGATGTCcaagtgttatttttttttaatgctgtGTAATGAGGTTTTTTGGATTAATAAAATAACAGGCAAAAAAgcttttttttctaaaaaaaaaaaacctatcgGATATTATCTTTGGAATTCAAAAAACTCAACAGTCAACATTgagaaattattaaaaaatccaTTTAAAGGGTCAATAAAGAAGCTAGATACCCATGCTTTGAAGTCTTTCTTCAATGTCCTTGGTATCATTATCATCGGCAGGAGATTCTGTATCAGATACAATTATTGCATGGATGGTATACTCGCCATCTGATACCCAAACAGTCTGAGCTCCTGCAAATTAGGGAATAGCATGTACATAAAAAAATCAGCAAAAGGATAACATCTTAATCAAGTCTTCAAGTTCATAAACATGTAACATAAATCAAACAAATCAGcacatatatttacataataaaAGCAAAGAAATATAAGCAGCATACTTGTGGAATCATCAGGAAGAACTGCTAGATTTTGAACTTTCATGGTGAGAGTTAATTTTTTCATATCACATGTCGATCCTGATCCAGAGTTAGGATTAGACAACGATAGCAGGTACAGCTCGCCATGAGAGTCTAAAATCAGAAACTTATTATGGGCTAAAAAGTGGATAGAAATCGCCTTTAACGACATCGATGGCACTTTTGAGGAGTTTTGATCCTCAAACTCCTTGCTCTTAAATGCCACAAAACGAACACCACCTTCATTAGAATTTTGTCTCATTTTCACAGGCTTCAACTTCACTGTTGATATATAATGTATGATCAGTCGGCACAACAAAAAGCAAATTGGGTATTGCCTTTTTTTGACACAAAACGATAATAAATCTATTAATTTTACTAGTTAATCGTGATTAATTAATAACAGAAATATTGTTTACAAGTAGGCCTTTAAGTTATTCAAACGTTTCAGAGCAGCAAGTtaagcttctgataaaaagaAATGGAGAGGAAAAACAATATATTCTCTATCTTTCATCAGTGTAAATTCATATTTTTCAGTAAGTATCAGGTACAGGTGTTCCAAAGAAGCCATAACTAGTAAAAAATGGACAACCGACCCATTATCAGATCCCCACCGATCGGCACTGCAGCCAACATGAGAAAAAAGTAAATCACTTAGCACGATTAAATGGACATCGGCGGGATTTGAATCCCTTTATGTTGCATGTCCCCCACCACTACGCTACCATAAACAACATGAGAGAAAACAAATCACTTAAAACTATTAAAGTGACATAGAGTTTTTGGTTCCATGAATTCTCAGAGCTTAAAGATTAATGCAATATTGTTACAGATTCAAGCATTGAATACCATtcacaatcatgaatcatctcaACAATATACGATAGATAAACAAGAATTGTTCTTCGGTTCATCAAAGGTTCTATTACTTATCTGTTTAATAGAGGAAATAACATAATTTGCATcctcatattttttaattatcaaGTGTACAACAGCTCAATAACTGCACAAAATCTCAACGATCTTTTGAAGCCtatgacactaaacttttactTTCTTGAGACAATGTACAAATCAGGAATATATTGGGTCATTAATGCAGCCATAAGCGAATGCTGCATTAGATATTTCAGAGAATATTTGGAGATAGACGGTATATAGAAGGATAGTGAAAAGCGGAGAACTACTAAAACAAGTGAAAGAGTTGAGAATGCCATTAAGCCCTTCAAAGGATCAGCCATGAGATCAAGGTTTCATATCCTAATATATCCAGTATTACCTGCTAAATAACCCTAAACAGCATGATTTAAGCAATATGAAGTATTGAGACCATCATTGTGTCACAAATAACAAATTGGTACACAAATATCGGGAACAGAGGAAGTAGAGATGCATGGACTACGGAGTATGGACTAAGTAGATTGTAGAGTATGAGGTAGTGGGGAGCAGCACATTGTTTTTTTCCTTTAGTTTCAATGACCGGTCTTAAGGGGTTTCGCTCGTTATAGGACTTGACCAAACATCTCACGACACGAGCGAACTTTCCCTATATGAAATTATTGCTGTTTCATACTTTTAGTTATCTAGGAAGTAACCAAGGTTCTTGCTGCTAATAGTGGATTGGTAAGTGATATTACATCTAAGTATGAAAAACAACCATTGTATCTAAAATTCCACAGCGCTGACAGTGGACTGAAGAACATTATATAGATGCATTTGATATCATGGTTCTAAAATCAATATTCAAAGTGCATAATTTGAAAACTCCTGATAGTGTATGATaccaattgatcatagatcaaCTGGTATCGCCTTCAGGTGACCACATGGGTCCACAGATGAAGGCTGCAAGTCACAGGTTCAaatcttgccaaaggcaagAGGAGAAACTATATTTAGTGACCCATGTGTGAGAATGGTGAATCACCGGGCATGAGTTTATGCAGTTTGCACTCTGGGTACCATGATggtacatgggaccagagggttcccacccaCTTACCCTTTTTAAAGAAATCAATATCAACTATTTCCTTGAAAAGTACTAGAGTTAGATGGCACTCCACGTCTCCACTCAATATAACTTCAAAGGTTGGTACAACGACCGGGAACAGGAGCAGAGAAGTATGCAGGATAGTATGCACAATCTATTATAATTTGAGAAATATATAGCCCTAAAGTAAAGTGAGAAGAGGCGCGTAAAATGCCAATCACATAAAAGTATAATCTAACCAATAGATCTGCAAGACCTCAACTAGCCTACTAGCATTCCATCCTCCTAAGGCAAAAACAACTCTACTCCGAACTAACACCTTTTTAAGCCACActgtatatatacattcattCAAACCTACAACATCACAACTAAACAAACCTAGCTTTTCTAGGAGTCATATCTATAGATACATCAAATTCCGAACTTACATTAATtaacaagtcaaattcacaTACACAGTTAGCAATTCAAACACAATTTTTCACAAACTTACCGGAATTGTCAGAATGTTTCCCAATCTTCTCTTTGCCATTCTTCACATACAAAACCGAACCCCCATCCGAAACCATTCCATTAACCAAACTAACCTTTTTAACATTCACTTTATTATCAAATTTCTTAACTTTCCCTTTCACAAGAGTCCTTAAATTAAAAACCCGAACACCATTCTCTTCCCCTAACATCAAAAACCCACCTGAAACACTAATGCTAAAAACCGGCAATTCGCAATCAATAACCGCGGTTTTCATCAACTTCACTTCATCACCTTCACCAAAAACACTCTTCACCGCGTAGACCCGAACTTTACTATCCGAAACCGAATACAGAGCAAAAACATTAACTGAACCAACAACCTTAACCGACACACCATGATTAACCTTAATTAGTACCCCAAACTTCTTTTCATCAAAAAACATTTcacttttattattactattattattattattattacagcAAACCCTAACCCTAGCGAATTTATCGGAACCAAGTATATAAAAGCGTAACAATATGTAGTTTCCGGCAAGGTGAGGGGATGACACAATGAACATCACACGAGAAAACCCAGTTGATCGGAGGTGGAGAAACGCGGCAGCGGAAGACGGCGGAGATAAGGCGGTGACGGCGGAGGTAGAGAGTGAAAGTGGTGATGAAAAAGGTGAGATATTGGGGTAGAGAGAGATAGATGAATCTGGGTGTTTGAGAGCTAAAGAGAAAGAGGTGGGGTCGTAAAGTATGCCGGAGATGGCggtggtttgtggtggtggAGAGAGGCGGAGCTGCCGTGCTTGAGTTAGAATGGACATTACATTTAGCCGATGAGATAACGGAGTATGGTGAGGAGTTAACGGTGAGCTAACGGCATCAGGATTGAGGCAGGAAAGTCAACTGATGGTCGTTTGAGTTGAGAACAAAACATGAACTTATAAACATGAtgaagtttttgagtttttagatgtttttgtgtttgtatgGAAGAGGAGATCTTGTTTGTTGTAATTTTGTTGTGAACCCCTTTGAGTATCAAAGTTTGTAAGTGTTGACCTTATTTTTAAGAAGTTATTGAGTTCTTAGATGTTGTTATGTAAAATATCGATCAATTAACATTTGGTTAAccaattaaaatttgttatCAGACAGGTGCAGTAAGGGCTACCGGACAGGTACATCGTGGGTTCGATTCCCACCACAAGGTTTTTTCTAGTTATTTGGGTTTTTCACGTGAGTTTATTAGGTATAACATCGCGTTTCAAAAAATTGACGCTGTGATAAGTGATCTTAATTGcattttaagaaatatataataataattctagtaatatttgattaattaataactttaaatGGTCTCTTGACTCTTCAATATTAATTTAGAATTAGTTAATGCACATTTTAAGCAATATTTACAAGCATCAATTGTAGCATTTAATCTAATTCAATCCGCATTCTTAACAATATCATCTTGCTTATGAAGGGCAACACCAGTAGATTGATTTGGTTTCGTTAGATCTTCATAATTTTTAAGTGCTATATTGTGAAAACTATTAATATCACCCATATGACTCTTAAGTCTCTCAGTCTTATTCTAATTATTAAAGCCTTGTGTCACATAAGCATCACTACTACTTTAGTTGACAATATAATCTCTACATAAATAACAACACAAGCAAAAGACTTAATCCAATTTGACACTATACTCTACCCAATTCTCATATTTGTTAAACCAATTCGGGCTAAAAGCTCTTTCTTGATTCCCTATTACCCTTTTTGGGAACTTATGGCCACATGGTTGACAAGGTTCCCTAAGCCAATACTTTCGTCTTATCTCATCTCTTTGATTATGGTGATATTCAAGAATTTTTTTCCTATCGGCGAGATCGCATGGAAGATTATCAAAATCAACTAATATAGACATTGTAGGAGTAGAGGTTGGTCGAGGAATATTATGAGTTGTATTTCTAGTTGAAGATTCGCTACCAATAACATCATTTTCTGAACATGGTAATTTTCTTTTCAAGTATTTCTCCATGTCtcataataaaacaaaaataactaataaaattataaaatattttacaacaacaaaaaacaaaaaaaagtctaccattataagtttataacattactaaaattataaaatattttacaaaaatttttagGCCTTGCTGGCTATTATAGACGATTCATTGAAGGTTTCTCCAAGATAGCCCAGCCTTTAACCTCGTTAACTCAAAAGAATAAGAAATTTGACTGGACCAATAAACAGGAGTCTGCATTCCAAGCATTAAAGGAGAAGCTTTGTAGTGCACCAATTCTAGCACTGCCGGAAGGGAATGATGATTTCGTGGTATATTGTGATGCTTCCTATCAAGGACTAGGTTGTGTTCTAATGCAAAGAAAGAAAGTCATTGCTTATGCATCACGTCAATTGAAAACCCACGAAAGAAATTATACGACAcatgatttggagttaggagcCTGATATTCGCATTGAAAATGTGGAGACATTATTTATATGGCACAAAGTGTACCGTGTACACAGATCATAAAAGTCTTCAGCACATTTTCAATCAAAAGGAGCTAAATATGAGACAGAGACGTTGGATGGAGTTATTGAATGACTATGACTGTGAGATTCGCTACCATCCAGGGAAGGCAAATGTCGTCGCTGATGCTCTGAGTAGAAAGGAGAAAATAAAACAGATTCGAGTTCGAGCATTAAATATGATTATTCAAACTAATCTTGTTTCTCAAATTCGGGACGCCCAACTTGAAGCAATCAAGAAAGAAAACGTAGAAAGAGAATCCCTACGAGGTATGGATAAGCAATCTGAAGTCAAGATGAATGGAGTTACGTACTTCATGAATTGAATATGGGTACCTAGATACGGAGGATTAAGAGAATTGGTAATGAGTGAAGCACATAAGACGAGATATTCGATACATCATGTAGCAGATAAAATGTATCACGATTTGAAGGAACTATATTGGTGGCCTAACCTGAAAGCGGACATAGCCACATATGTCAGCAAATGCCTAACATGCTCAACATTTAAGGCCGAGTACCAAAAACCGTCAGGATTACTATAGCAGCCAGAAATACCCcaatggaagtgggagaacataactatggattttATATCCAAGCTTCCAAAAACCTCAAATGGTTATGATATGATCTGGGTAATCGTTGATCAACTCACAAAATCCGCACATTTCTTACCAATTAAAGAAACGGACAACACGGAAAAACTGGCTCAAGTCTACATAAAAGAAATTGTCTCCAGACATGGAGTTCCTGTATCCATCATTTCTGATCGCGACAACAAATTCACATCCCGATTCTGGCAGACCCTTCAAAAAGTTTTTGGTACTAGACTAGACCTGAGCACCGCCTACCACCCCCAAACGGACGGTCAGAGTGAAAGAACCATTCAAACTCTAGAAGATATGGTAAGAGCATGCATAATTGATTTCGGCAAAGGATGGGATAAACACTTACCGTTAGTtgaattttcatataataacagtTACCACGCGAGCATTAAGGTCGCCCCTTTTGAAGCACTTTATGGAAGAAAGTGCATATCTCCGATATGTTGGACAGAACTTGGAGAGAGTCAACTCATGGGTCCAGAAATCATACATGAAACAACCGATAAAATTATCCAAATCCAAACCAGGTTAAAAGCTGCTCAAGATCGTCAAAAAAGTTACGCGGACGTTAGGAGGAAGCCGTTAGAATTTCAGATAGGTGATAAAGACATGTTAAAAGTATCACCATGGAAAGGCGTTGTTCGCTTTGGAAAACAGGGAAAGCTAAGTCCAAGATACGTAGGACCGTTTGAAATACTCGAACG
The Erigeron canadensis isolate Cc75 chromosome 2, C_canadensis_v1, whole genome shotgun sequence DNA segment above includes these coding regions:
- the LOC122590302 gene encoding uncharacterized protein LOC122590302 encodes the protein MSILTQARQLRLSPPPQTTAISGILYDPTSFSLALKHPDSSISLYPNISPFSSPLSLSTSAVTALSPPSSAAAFLHLRSTGFSRVMFIVSSPHLAGNYILLRFYILGSDKFARVRVCCNNNNNNSNNKSEMFFDEKKFGVLIKVNHGVSVKVVGSVNVFALYSVSDSKVRVYAVKSVFGEGDEVKLMKTAVIDCELPVFSISVSGGFLMLGEENGVRVFNLRTLVKGKVKKFDNKVNVKKVSLVNGMVSDGGSVLYVKNGKEKIGKHSDNSVKLKPVKMRQNSNEGGVRFVAFKSKEFEDQNSSKVPSMSLKAISIHFLAHNKFLILDSHGELYLLSLSNPNSGSGSTCDMKKLTLTMKVQNLAVLPDDSTRAQTVWVSDGEYTIHAIIVSDTESPADDNDTKDIEERLQSMATKVIFTSEKIQEIIPLAANAVLLLGQANNIFAYAIS